Proteins encoded together in one Neobacillus sp. FSL H8-0543 window:
- a CDS encoding nucleotidyltransferase domain-containing protein yields the protein MKEHILDVLKQIEIEYEVKILFACESGSRAWGFPSKDSDYDVRFIYVHKKNWYLSIDQMRDVLEVPKHDKISIPMDELLDVSGWELTKALKLFRKSNPPLLEWLHSSIVYYQAYSTIDKIKDLAGNIFSPESCLYHYLNMAKGNYRDYLQGQDVKIKKYFYVLRPILAAKWIEKYNTIPPIEFKDLLEDVLPASELKDSISTLLKRKMAGDELDLEPRIEVINQFLDKEIVHLEAYAKSLNIEIPNPTKQLNQLFRETLVEVWD from the coding sequence ATGAAAGAACACATTTTAGATGTGCTTAAACAAATTGAAATAGAGTATGAGGTTAAAATCCTATTTGCCTGTGAGTCTGGGAGCCGGGCGTGGGGATTTCCGTCAAAGGATAGCGATTATGACGTTAGGTTTATATATGTTCATAAAAAGAATTGGTATCTGTCGATAGATCAAATGCGCGATGTTCTTGAGGTTCCGAAGCATGATAAAATTTCGATTCCGATGGATGAATTGTTAGATGTCAGCGGCTGGGAGCTTACGAAGGCTCTCAAGCTTTTCCGTAAATCGAATCCTCCACTTTTAGAATGGCTGCATTCTAGCATTGTTTATTACCAGGCATATAGCACAATCGATAAAATAAAGGATTTAGCAGGAAATATTTTTTCCCCAGAATCTTGTTTGTATCATTACTTAAATATGGCCAAAGGAAATTACCGTGATTATCTTCAGGGTCAAGACGTTAAAATTAAAAAGTATTTCTATGTGTTGCGTCCGATTTTGGCAGCCAAATGGATTGAAAAATATAATACGATTCCACCGATTGAGTTTAAAGATCTATTGGAGGATGTGCTGCCAGCGAGCGAACTGAAAGACTCAATTAGTACATTATTAAAAAGAAAGATGGCAGGCGATGAACTAGATCTTGAACCGAGGATCGAGGTTATTAATCAGTTCCTAGATAAAGAGATTGTCCATTTGGAAGCCTACGCAAAATCATTAAACATAGAAATTCCTAATCCAACAAAGCAGCTTAACCAACTTTTTCGCGAAACATTAGTAGAAGTTTGGGACTGA
- a CDS encoding sigma-70 family RNA polymerase sigma factor has product MSEDHQLVKDAIKGDDAAFLKLIHLYKIDLYKTALSFFRNEEEALEAIQEVTYRAFKGIRSIKEPSYFKTWLIRIMINYCNDQLKKKKRTVLGDEIISQQGISENHTEMELKDAMLGLDDRSREILTLKYFNDMKISEIAATMQCPEGTIKTWIYKALKSLREKLEERSGNLHV; this is encoded by the coding sequence TTGAGTGAAGATCATCAATTAGTCAAAGATGCCATCAAAGGTGATGATGCAGCGTTTTTAAAACTGATTCACTTATACAAAATAGATTTATATAAAACGGCTCTTTCTTTTTTTAGAAACGAAGAAGAGGCTTTAGAAGCAATACAGGAGGTTACCTATAGGGCCTTTAAGGGTATTCGGTCCATTAAAGAGCCATCTTATTTTAAGACCTGGCTTATACGTATCATGATTAATTATTGCAACGATCAGCTTAAAAAGAAAAAGCGTACGGTGTTAGGTGACGAAATCATTAGCCAACAGGGCATATCAGAGAATCATACGGAAATGGAACTAAAAGATGCGATGTTAGGATTGGATGATCGTTCCCGTGAAATCCTGACACTGAAATATTTTAATGATATGAAGATATCTGAAATCGCGGCGACGATGCAATGCCCGGAAGGCACGATAAAGACCTGGATTTACAAAGCCTTAAAGTCACTTCGAGAAAAGTTGGAGGAGAGGAGCGGTAATCTTCATGTTTGA
- a CDS encoding NCS2 family permease: protein MFKLKENNTNTKTEMIAGITTFFTMVYIVVVNPVILSDAGVPFEQVFTATIISAVIGTLWMALFANYPIAIAPGMGLNAYFAYSVVGANPGIDYRTAFAAVFIAGIIFVILSLTPFREKLIDAIPDNLKYGISAGIGLFIAFIGLRQTKIIVAHPSNLVGLGDLQSPAALLAIVGLAITLILMVLRVNGALFFGMIITGLIAFFTGQLSFAQGFVSLPSLPDGLIVANPITALTDVIQHSLYAVVFSFILVTIFDTTGTMVGVANQAGLMKGGKLPRARQALLSDSIATTIGSIFGTSPTTAYIESSSGVAAGGRTGLTSLTVAILFIISAFFGPLVGAVSGIAAITAPALIIVGSMMMGNIAKIRWDELDEAFPAFLTILSMPLTSSISTGIALGFISYPLLKIAKGKWREVHPLLYVFAVLFFFQLAFLPH from the coding sequence ATGTTTAAATTAAAAGAAAATAATACAAATACAAAAACAGAAATGATCGCGGGAATTACAACATTCTTTACAATGGTTTATATTGTTGTTGTTAACCCGGTTATCCTCTCTGATGCTGGTGTACCGTTTGAACAAGTCTTCACCGCAACCATCATCTCCGCTGTTATCGGAACGCTTTGGATGGCGCTGTTTGCAAATTATCCAATCGCGATCGCACCTGGAATGGGACTTAACGCTTACTTTGCCTATTCAGTTGTCGGCGCAAATCCAGGAATTGATTATCGAACAGCCTTTGCAGCTGTGTTTATTGCCGGAATTATCTTTGTAATATTATCGTTAACTCCTTTTAGAGAAAAACTAATTGATGCCATTCCTGATAACCTTAAATACGGGATTTCAGCGGGAATCGGGTTATTTATTGCTTTTATCGGATTACGTCAAACAAAAATTATTGTTGCGCATCCTTCCAACCTTGTTGGACTTGGTGACCTTCAATCTCCAGCCGCTCTTTTGGCAATAGTAGGGTTAGCGATTACGCTTATTCTTATGGTACTTCGAGTTAATGGGGCACTGTTTTTTGGAATGATCATTACTGGGTTAATCGCCTTTTTTACTGGTCAACTTTCCTTTGCTCAAGGCTTTGTATCGCTTCCTTCCCTTCCAGATGGACTAATTGTAGCGAACCCAATTACTGCTCTGACAGATGTCATTCAGCACAGTCTATATGCAGTTGTCTTTTCTTTTATTCTTGTAACCATCTTTGACACAACCGGAACAATGGTCGGTGTTGCGAATCAAGCAGGTTTAATGAAAGGTGGCAAATTGCCGCGTGCCCGTCAAGCCTTGCTTTCAGACTCAATAGCGACAACGATTGGTTCAATATTTGGTACAAGCCCAACAACTGCCTATATTGAATCATCTTCAGGTGTAGCCGCTGGGGGGCGGACAGGTTTAACGTCACTAACGGTTGCAATCCTGTTTATCATCTCTGCATTCTTTGGTCCACTTGTTGGCGCAGTGTCTGGTATTGCTGCAATTACTGCCCCTGCATTGATCATAGTCGGCAGTATGATGATGGGTAATATTGCAAAAATCCGTTGGGATGAGTTGGATGAAGCCTTTCCTGCCTTCTTAACAATCCTAAGTATGCCACTAACGTCAAGCATTTCAACAGGTATCGCTCTAGGTTTCATCAGCTATCCGCTTTTGAAAATTGCTAAAGGTAAATGGCGTGAGGTTCATCCGCTTCTTTACGTGTTCGCTGTACTATTTTTCTTTCAGTTAGCATTTCTGCCACATTAA